A window of the Buteo buteo chromosome 8, bButBut1.hap1.1, whole genome shotgun sequence genome harbors these coding sequences:
- the LOC142033858 gene encoding galactosylgalactosylxylosylprotein 3-beta-glucuronosyltransferase 1-like — translation MLRRRNLLTTLLIALPWALLLTLWHQYPTTHYLSLLRKETDENVTSKALLNGTSALREEGFPSCIRQQQSTGATPKIIQNYVYSRPPPWSDTLPTIFVITPTYTRPVQKAELTRLANTFLHVQNLHWVVVEDSPRRTNLVSNLLEKAGLNFTHLNVETPKSLKLGLSWIPSHTPRGTLQRNLGLHWLRDSFSNTPPPEGVVYFADDDNTYSLELFEEMRYTRRVSVWPVAFVGGLRYESPKVSPAGKVVGWKTVFDPNRPFAIDMAGFAISIKLILEKPQASFKLEGVKGGYQETSLLKDLVTMDGLEPKAANCTKVLVWHTRTERPTLVNEGKRGFTDPRVEV, via the exons ATGCTGAGGAGACGTAACCTACTGACCACGCTCCTGATTGCCTTGCCATGGGCTCTTCTCCTAACCTTGTGGCACCAGTACCCAACCACCCACTACCTCAGCCTGCTGAGAA AAGAGACAGATGAGAACGTGACTTCCAAAGCTCTCCTCAATGGTACATCTGCACTGAGAGAAGAAGGCTTCCCATCATGCATTCggcagcagcaaagcacaggGGCAACGCCTAAAATCATCCAGAATTACGTGTACTCCAGGCCTCCCCCATGGTCAGACACCCTGCCGACCATCTTCGTTATCACCCCTACCTACACCCGGCCAGTGCAAAAAGCTGAGCTGACCCGTCTGGCCAACACCTTCCTACACGTCCAGAACCTGCactgggtggtggtggaggaCTCACCCCGGAGGACCAACCTGGTATCCAACCTGCTGGAGAAGGCAGGGCTCAACTTCACCCACCTCAATGTGGAGACGCCCAAAAGTCTGAAGCTGGGGCTGTCCTGGATCCCATCGCACACCCCGAGGGGGACACTACAGAGGAACCTGGGGCTGCACTGGCTGAGGGACAGCTTCAGCAACACCCCACCACCAGAAGGGGTAGTGTATTTTGCCGACGATGATAACACCTACAGCCTGGAGCTCTTCGAAGAG ATGCGCTACACGAGGAGGGTGTCAGTCTGGCCAGTGGCTTTCGTTGGGGGGCTGCGATATGAATCCCCAAAAGTGAGCCCAGCAGGGAAGGTGGTGGGCTGGAAAACTGTCTTTGACCCTAACCGTCCCTTTGCTATTGACATGGCTGGATTTGCTATAAGCATCAAGCTGATTTTGGAGAAGCCTCAGGCCAGTTTCAAGCTGGAGGGAGTTAAAGGAGGCTACCAGGAAACCAGTCTGCTGAAGGATCTGGTGACTATGGATGGGCTGGAGCCCAAAGCAGCCAACTGCACAAAG GTGTTGGTCTGGCACACAAGAACTGAGAGGCCCACTCTGGTTAACGAAGGCAAGCGTGGATTTACAGACCCCAGAGTAGAGGTGTAA
- the LOC142033860 gene encoding beta-1,4-galactosyltransferase 3-like, translated as MSLSRVENPCFLLFLFVFQAIFILILYRGGPSNVLRGFLDSHQVLDYSKTHDVYTNLSLFTQAPDEEAMPYCSAQSPIFVGPLTITFRVLPSEKMIIKKNPFVQSGGRYRPPHCLARYKSAILVAYKNQEKYLHHLLYYIHPFLQRQQLSYSIYLIQQVGNGTFNRAKLLNVGVREALKDEDWDCLLLHDVDLVPENDYNLYVCDEYYPKHMASAMDKFQYTLPYKSFFGGVSALTPEHYMKMNGFPNTYWGSGGENDDIATRIQLAGMKIVRTSPHLGRYKVMDYNEETETQEPWRRPTSRHNTRKTWKDDGMNSLEFKLLSRTKHPLYTNITVDIGYVPPFS; from the exons ATGTCCCTCTCTCGCGTCGAAAATccttgctttctgctgtttctgtttgtCTTCCAAGCCATATTTATCCTGATACTCTACCGAGGTGGGCCTTCGAATGTGTTGCGGGGGTTTTTAGACTCGCATCAGGTTCTGGATTACTCCAAAACTCATGATGTGTATACAAACCTCAGCTTGTTCACCCAAGCTCCCGATGAAGAAGCTATGCCGTACTGCTCGGCGCAGTCACCGATATTTG TTGGTCCATTAACCATCACCTTCAGGGTGCTCCCTAGTGAAAAAATGATCatcaaaaaaaatccttttgttcaGTCAGGTGGCCGCTACAGGCCACCTCACTGCTTGGCCCGCTACAAATCAGCCATCCTTGTAGCATACAAGAACCAGGAGAAGTACCTTCACCATCTTCTCTACTATATTCATCCTTTCTTGCAGCGCCAGCAGCTCAGTTACAGTATCTACTTGATTCAGCAG gtcGGGAATGGTACCTTTAACCGAGCAAAGCTGCTTAATGTTGGTGTCCGGGAAGCCCTGAAGGATGAAGACTGGGACTGCCTTCTTCTGCACGATGTCGACCTAGTACCTGAGAATGATTATAATCTCTATGTTTGTGATGAATACTATCCCAAGCATATGGCTAGTGCCATGGATAAGTTTCAGTACAC tCTGCCATATAAGTCCTTTTTCGGGGGTGTATCTGCTCTGACTCCAGAACATTACATGAAGATGAATGGGTTTCCAAACACATACTGGGGCAGTGGTGGTGAAAATGACGACATTGCTACAAG gATTCAGCTAGCAGGAATGAAAATAGTCCGGACATCACCTCACCTTGGACGCTACAAAGTGATGGACTACAATGAAGAGACAGAGACTCAAGAGCCTTGGAGAAG GCCTACTTCTCGACACAACACcagaaaaacatggaaagatGATGGAATGAATTCATTGGAGTTCAAGCTCCTTTCCAGGACAAAGCATCCTCTTTATACCAACATCACTGTGGACATTGGATACGTTCCCCCATTTTCTtaa